The following proteins are encoded in a genomic region of Drosophila miranda strain MSH22 chromosome 4, D.miranda_PacBio2.1, whole genome shotgun sequence:
- the LOC108161482 gene encoding protein dimmed: MDATQLTELMSSHDFMQLQQQLHHNNNNYNTDGHNGLSPESAERSSRPIRRATRRTSQLSNNTYDLEMTDSSSQSDDTSGGGGSSNGGGSSTNNPQGHSQGNQRPSSRGRGQQSNGGCPSSLTPNSANSSSSNSNANRRRKGALNAKERNLRRLESNERERMRMHSLNDAFQSLREVIPHVEMERRLSKIETLTLAKNYIINLTHIILSKRNEEAAAMELNGGAVGGVLLSSLTADASGGTNGASANATAALCFEDALANGGAYDCALLAAADGTLLNAAAVSANPVMQSLQPQAMHMQQTQLEPTSHHPQQQQHHHQQHQQQQQTMHSHGHMGATMMLTQQQQQQQPQQQPTLILNGSTTVNVGVGVGVGVGVGVGVGVNVGVGVGGVSGVGVGVGNNSGSFADVNDNFDEPFREFL; the protein is encoded by the exons ATGGATGCCACACAGCTGACGGAACTGATGAGTAGCCATGACTTTAtgcagctccagcagcagttgcaccacaacaacaacaactacaacacAGATGGACACAATGGCTTGTCGCCAGAGTCGGCGGAGAGGAGTTCCCGTCCCATAAGACGTGCCACAAGACGCACCTCACAG TTAAGCAATAATACGTACGATCTGGAGATGACAGATTCCAGTTCGCAGAGCGATGATACGAGCGGTGGGGGCGGCAGCAGCAATGGAGGTGGCAGCAGCACGAACAATCCGCAGGGCCATTCCCAGGGAAATCAACGGCCCTCGAGTCGGGGCCGTGGGCAGCAGAGCAACGGCGGGTGTCCGTCGAGCCTCACTCCGAACAGTGCCAATTCCAGTTCTTCGAACTCAAATGCCAATCGGAGGCGCAAGGGAGCGCTGAATGCCAAGGAGCGGAATCTCAGGCGTTTGGAGTCCAACGAAAGGGAGCGGATGCGAATGCACAGCCTGAACGATGCGTTTCAGTCGCTGCGCGAGGTCATTCCACACGTGGAGATGGAGCGGCGGCTGTCAAAGATCGAGACTCTGACGCTGGCCAAGAACTATATCATCAATCTGACGCACATCATACTCTCGAAGCGGAACGAGGAAGCGGCTGCAATGGAGCTGAATGGCGGCGCCGTTGGCGGTGTCCTTCTCTCTAGCCTCACGGCGGATGCCAGTGGCGGCACGAATGGAGCATCGGCCAATGCCACGGCTGCACTCTGCTTTGAGGATGCTCTGGCCAATGGTGGGGCCTACGATTGTGCTCTGTTGGCCGCCGCCGATggcactctgctgaatgcAGCCGCCGTTTCGGCCAATCCTGTGATGCAGAGTCTCCAGCCCCAGGCGATGCATATGCAGCAGACGCAGTTGGAGCCCACATCCCATcatccacagcagcagcagcatcaccatcaacagcaccagcaacagcagcagacgaTGCATAGTCATGGCCACATGGGAGCCACAATGATGCTCacccaacagcagcaacagcagcagccccaacaGCAGCCGACCCTCATCCTCAATGGCTCCACAACAGTGAATGTGGGAGTTGGCGTCGGAGTCGGCGTAGGAGTCGGTGTGGGGGTCGGGGTAAATGTCGGAGTGGGCGTTGGGGGTGTTTCCGGCGTGGGTGTCGGTGTGGGCAATAATTCCGGAAGCTTTGCGGATGTTAATGATAATTTCGATGAGCCATTTCGAGAGTTTCTCTAA